From Diaminobutyricibacter sp. McL0608, one genomic window encodes:
- a CDS encoding alkyl/aryl-sulfatase, which produces MEQKPPTESIANANRELLETLPFEDTQDFEDTERGFIAALEPGVVKAADSTVVWDNDSYAFLTGDAPSSVNPSLWRQSILVSRQGLFEVVDGIYQVRGLDLSNISFIETDTGVIVIDPLISTETAAAALGLYRAHRGDRPVVAVIFSHSHVDHFGGVFGVASVADVEAGKIAIIAPEGFVEHAIAENVYAGTAMSRRAGYMYGAVLARGPQGQVGAGLGQTTSSGEVGLIVPTDFIITTGETRTIDGVEIEFQMAPGTEAPSEMHFYFPKHRALCMAENATHNLHNLLTLRGALVRDPHVWANYLSEAIERFGSRTDVAFSSHHWPTWDTERVVEYLSTQRDLYAYLHDQTLRLLNQGYNGAEIAEMFEMPPALRNAWHTHGYYGSVSHNVKAIYQRYMGWFDGNPARLWPHPPAALAARYVDAMGGVDRVVELAQAAFDSGDFRWAATLLDHAVFVDENHASARALYADTLEQLAYGAENGTWRNFFLSGATELRDGNFGTPTETSAPAIIAQLSPEQLFDSLSLSVNGPKAWDLHLALDVTLTDLDANYRLTLRNGALTTVKRAAQDDADAAITTTKPRLIAMAGGDLSSPGIDITGDASALQTLLGVLEQGDPSFDIVTP; this is translated from the coding sequence ATGGAACAGAAGCCGCCGACCGAATCGATCGCGAACGCGAACAGGGAGCTCCTCGAAACGCTCCCATTCGAAGACACCCAGGACTTCGAGGATACGGAGCGCGGCTTCATCGCAGCTCTCGAACCGGGCGTCGTCAAGGCCGCCGACAGCACGGTCGTGTGGGACAACGACAGCTACGCGTTCCTCACCGGCGACGCTCCGAGTTCTGTGAACCCGAGCCTCTGGCGCCAGTCGATCCTGGTGTCCAGGCAAGGGCTCTTCGAGGTCGTCGACGGCATCTACCAGGTGCGCGGACTGGATCTGTCGAACATCAGTTTCATCGAGACCGACACCGGCGTGATCGTGATCGACCCGCTGATCTCGACGGAGACCGCGGCTGCAGCACTCGGCCTGTACCGCGCGCATCGCGGAGACAGGCCTGTCGTCGCCGTCATCTTCTCGCACAGCCACGTGGACCATTTCGGTGGCGTCTTCGGCGTCGCATCGGTGGCGGATGTCGAAGCGGGGAAGATCGCGATCATCGCGCCGGAAGGCTTCGTCGAGCATGCGATCGCCGAGAACGTGTACGCCGGCACAGCGATGTCACGCCGGGCCGGGTACATGTACGGCGCGGTTCTCGCCCGGGGGCCGCAGGGCCAGGTCGGTGCCGGCCTCGGCCAGACGACCTCCTCCGGGGAGGTCGGGCTGATCGTCCCGACCGACTTCATCATCACGACCGGTGAGACGCGCACGATCGACGGTGTCGAGATCGAGTTCCAGATGGCTCCCGGAACCGAGGCGCCGTCGGAGATGCACTTCTACTTCCCGAAGCATCGCGCACTGTGCATGGCCGAGAACGCGACGCACAACCTTCACAACCTGCTCACGCTCCGCGGTGCTCTCGTGCGCGATCCACACGTGTGGGCCAACTACCTCAGCGAAGCGATCGAACGGTTCGGTTCCCGCACCGACGTGGCCTTCTCCTCCCACCATTGGCCGACCTGGGACACCGAGCGCGTCGTCGAGTATCTGTCGACGCAGCGCGACCTGTACGCCTACCTGCACGACCAGACCCTCCGACTGCTCAACCAGGGTTACAACGGCGCCGAGATCGCCGAGATGTTCGAAATGCCGCCCGCGCTGCGGAACGCGTGGCACACGCACGGCTACTACGGTTCGGTGAGCCACAACGTGAAGGCGATCTACCAGCGTTACATGGGCTGGTTCGATGGCAACCCGGCGCGGCTCTGGCCGCACCCGCCCGCGGCTCTCGCGGCCCGCTACGTGGATGCGATGGGCGGCGTCGACCGCGTCGTCGAACTCGCGCAGGCTGCATTCGACTCGGGCGACTTCCGCTGGGCGGCGACGCTGCTCGACCACGCAGTGTTCGTCGACGAGAACCACGCCTCCGCGCGCGCCCTCTACGCGGACACGCTGGAGCAGCTGGCGTACGGCGCCGAGAACGGCACCTGGCGCAACTTCTTCCTCTCGGGGGCGACCGAACTCCGAGACGGCAACTTCGGAACACCGACGGAGACCTCCGCTCCGGCGATCATCGCCCAGCTCTCGCCTGAGCAGCTCTTCGATTCGCTCTCGCTGTCGGTCAACGGCCCGAAGGCCTGGGACCTGCACCTCGCCCTCGATGTGACACTCACCGACCTCGACGCGAACTACCGGCTCACTCTCCGCAATGGCGCCCTCACGACCGTGAAACGTGCAGCCCAGGACGACGCCGACGCCGCGATCACCACGACGAAGCCACGGCTGATCGCGATGGCAGGAGGGGACCTCTCCTCCCCCGGCATCGACATCACCGGAGACGCGAGCGCGCTTCAGACCCTGCTGGGCGTGCTCGAGCAGGGCGACCCGTCGTTCGACATCGTGACGCCGTAG
- a CDS encoding vWA domain-containing protein has translation MAEGRTHFRRYDGGDPLAPPVDIAEALDAIGESVMGGTSPERAMNEFLRRGGRHQTGLDDLARRVAERRRDLLRRHNLDGTLNEVKQLLDHAVLEERKQLARDALMDDDDRAFAEMRLDNLPASTAAAVTELSDYAWQSPQARADYEKIKDLMGRELLDQRFEGMKQAMESATDEDRAAINEMLTDLNSLLEKHRLGEDTQQDFDDFMAKHGQFFPDNPQNVDELIDSLAKRSAAAQRMLNSMTQEQRDELMQLSAQAFGTPELMQSLSQLDSNLQALRPGEDWRGSQRFDGEQPLGLGDGTGVLQDLADLDELSEQLSQSYRGARMDDIDLDTLSRQLGDEAAVSARTLRELEKTLRESGTLRRDSAGALKLTPKAMRQLGKSLLKDIATRTAGRQGQRELHQAGAAGESSGATRPWEFGATEPWDIPRTILNGVRRRVGEGGGRLVAVDDIEIQETEDRTQAAVALLVDTSFSMALDNRWVPMKRTALALHTLIRSRFRGDHLQLIGFGRHAEVMDIEQLTALDAMWDKGTNLHHALLLANRHFRKHPNAQPVLLIVTDGEPTSHLEPDGSVSFSYPPHPRTIMRTFEELDNSGRLGAQTTFFRLGDDPGLARFVASMAKRVSGRVVAPELDDLGAAVVSSYLGSRASAPDADFGSEYGEWFGGRGFWVGG, from the coding sequence ATGGCTGAGGGGCGGACCCACTTCCGGCGGTACGACGGCGGGGATCCGCTCGCGCCGCCGGTCGACATCGCCGAGGCGCTGGATGCGATCGGCGAGTCGGTCATGGGCGGAACGTCGCCCGAACGGGCGATGAACGAGTTCCTGCGCCGTGGAGGCCGGCACCAGACCGGTCTCGACGACCTGGCCCGGCGGGTGGCGGAGCGTCGTCGCGATCTGCTACGCCGGCACAACCTCGACGGCACCCTCAACGAGGTGAAGCAGCTGCTCGACCACGCCGTGCTGGAAGAGCGCAAACAGCTCGCCAGGGACGCGCTCATGGACGACGATGACCGCGCCTTCGCCGAGATGCGGCTCGACAACCTGCCGGCCTCAACGGCAGCGGCCGTCACCGAACTGAGCGACTACGCGTGGCAGTCGCCGCAGGCGCGCGCGGACTACGAGAAGATCAAGGACCTCATGGGCCGCGAGCTGCTGGACCAGCGTTTCGAGGGCATGAAACAGGCGATGGAGAGCGCCACCGACGAGGACCGCGCCGCGATCAACGAGATGCTCACCGACCTGAATTCCCTGCTGGAGAAGCACCGGCTCGGCGAGGACACGCAGCAGGACTTCGACGACTTCATGGCGAAGCACGGGCAGTTCTTCCCCGACAACCCGCAGAACGTGGACGAGCTGATCGATTCGCTGGCCAAACGGTCCGCGGCGGCGCAACGGATGCTCAACTCGATGACGCAGGAGCAGCGCGACGAACTGATGCAGCTGTCCGCCCAGGCGTTCGGCACGCCCGAACTGATGCAGTCGCTCTCGCAACTGGACTCGAACCTGCAGGCGCTCCGCCCAGGCGAGGACTGGCGCGGCTCCCAGCGCTTCGACGGCGAGCAGCCGCTCGGGCTGGGCGACGGCACCGGCGTGCTGCAGGATCTGGCCGATCTCGACGAGCTCTCCGAGCAGCTGTCGCAGTCGTACCGGGGCGCGCGGATGGACGACATCGACCTCGATACGCTCTCGCGGCAGCTCGGTGACGAGGCGGCCGTTTCGGCTCGCACCCTCCGCGAACTGGAGAAGACGTTGCGGGAGAGCGGCACGCTGCGCCGGGATTCGGCGGGAGCGCTCAAGCTCACTCCGAAGGCGATGCGCCAACTCGGCAAGTCGCTCCTGAAGGACATCGCGACGCGCACCGCGGGCCGGCAGGGACAGCGCGAGCTGCACCAGGCGGGCGCGGCGGGGGAGAGTTCCGGGGCGACGCGGCCCTGGGAGTTCGGCGCGACCGAGCCGTGGGACATCCCGCGCACCATCCTGAACGGGGTCCGGCGCCGCGTCGGCGAGGGCGGTGGCCGACTGGTCGCGGTCGACGACATCGAGATCCAGGAGACCGAGGACCGGACCCAGGCGGCGGTCGCGCTCCTGGTGGACACGTCGTTCTCGATGGCCCTCGACAACCGCTGGGTTCCGATGAAGCGGACCGCGCTCGCGCTGCACACGCTCATCCGATCGCGTTTTCGCGGCGACCACCTGCAGCTGATCGGCTTCGGCCGCCACGCGGAAGTGATGGACATCGAGCAGCTGACAGCACTCGACGCCATGTGGGACAAAGGCACCAACCTGCACCACGCGCTGCTGCTGGCCAACCGGCACTTCCGCAAGCATCCGAACGCCCAGCCTGTGCTGCTGATCGTCACCGACGGCGAACCAACCTCGCATCTGGAACCGGACGGTTCCGTGAGCTTCTCCTACCCGCCTCATCCGCGCACGATCATGCGCACGTTCGAGGAGCTCGACAACTCAGGCCGGCTGGGTGCCCAGACCACGTTCTTCCGTCTGGGCGACGACCCGGGGCTCGCCCGGTTCGTGGCGTCGATGGCCAAGCGGGTGTCCGGCCGCGTCGTCGCCCCGGAGCTCGACGATCTGGGTGCCGCCGTCGTCAGCTCCTACCTGGGATCGCGTGCATCCGCCCCGGATGCGGATTTCGGCAGCGAGTACGGCGAATGGTTCGGTGGCCGCGGCTTCTGGGTCGGCGGCTGA
- a CDS encoding ATP-binding protein → MTQAPTITTLGELRASGHVQKPLRVEIRDNLLAKLRAGDDPWPGLHGFESTVIPQLERALIAGHDVVLLGERGQGKTRILRTLGGLLDEWTPVIDGAELGEHPYDPITHESQRRALELGERLPVAWRHRDERYVEKLATPDTSVADLIGDVDPMKVAEGRSLGDPETIHFGLIPRSHRGIVAINELPDLAERIQVAMLNVMEERDIQVRGYVLRLPLDVLVVASANPEDYTNRGRIITPLKDRFGAEIRTHYPTRLEAEVAVIRQEAELVADVPDHLVEILARFTRNLRESTSVDQRSGVSARFAIAGAETIAAAALHRATMQGEDEAVARVVDLQAAVDVLAGKIEFESGEEGRESDVLTHLLRTATADAVRQHFAGLDFGPLVAAIEDGAMVTTGEQVTARQFLDDLPVLGESELYDDIGDRLDVQSDGELAAAIELALEGLYLARKVGKDTDGIETVYG, encoded by the coding sequence GTGACCCAGGCTCCAACCATCACGACACTCGGAGAGCTGCGTGCCTCCGGTCATGTCCAGAAGCCGCTGCGGGTCGAAATTCGTGACAACCTCCTGGCGAAGCTTCGGGCGGGCGATGATCCCTGGCCGGGCCTCCACGGCTTCGAGTCCACGGTCATCCCGCAGCTCGAACGCGCACTCATCGCCGGCCACGACGTCGTGCTCCTGGGCGAGCGCGGCCAGGGCAAGACGCGCATCCTGCGCACGCTCGGCGGCCTGCTCGACGAGTGGACGCCCGTGATCGACGGTGCGGAGCTGGGTGAGCATCCGTACGATCCGATCACCCACGAGTCGCAGCGGCGCGCGCTGGAGCTCGGCGAGCGGCTCCCGGTGGCCTGGCGGCATCGCGACGAGCGGTACGTCGAGAAGCTGGCGACGCCCGACACCTCAGTCGCGGACCTCATCGGCGACGTCGACCCGATGAAGGTGGCCGAGGGGCGCTCGCTGGGAGACCCGGAGACCATCCACTTCGGCCTGATCCCGCGAAGCCACCGGGGGATCGTCGCGATCAACGAGCTGCCCGACCTCGCCGAGCGCATCCAGGTGGCGATGCTGAACGTCATGGAGGAGCGCGACATCCAGGTGCGCGGCTACGTGCTCCGGCTCCCGCTGGATGTGCTGGTCGTCGCCAGCGCCAACCCCGAGGACTACACGAACCGCGGCCGCATCATCACACCCCTCAAGGACCGCTTCGGCGCAGAGATCCGCACCCACTATCCGACCAGGCTCGAAGCCGAAGTGGCGGTGATCCGTCAGGAGGCCGAACTGGTCGCCGACGTTCCGGACCACCTCGTCGAGATCCTGGCGCGCTTCACCCGCAACCTGCGCGAGTCGACATCGGTCGACCAGCGGAGCGGCGTGAGCGCGCGGTTCGCGATCGCCGGCGCCGAGACGATCGCGGCAGCTGCCCTCCACCGGGCGACGATGCAGGGCGAGGACGAGGCCGTCGCGCGGGTGGTCGACCTCCAGGCGGCCGTCGACGTTCTCGCTGGCAAGATCGAATTCGAGAGCGGCGAAGAAGGACGCGAATCGGATGTGCTCACCCACCTTCTGCGGACGGCGACGGCGGATGCGGTGCGCCAGCACTTCGCCGGACTCGACTTCGGCCCGCTCGTCGCAGCGATCGAGGACGGCGCCATGGTGACGACGGGCGAGCAGGTGACGGCCAGGCAGTTCCTCGACGACCTGCCCGTGCTGGGCGAATCGGAGCTGTACGACGACATCGGCGACCGACTGGACGTGCAGAGCGACGGGGAGCTGGCCGCCGCCATCGAACTCGCGCTCGAAGGCCTGTACCTGGCCCGTAAGGTCGGGAAGGACACGGACGGGATCGAGACCGTGTATGGCTGA
- a CDS encoding SDR family oxidoreductase: MSSRPTTVLVFGATGSIGTLAVAEAIRQGYATRALVRDPGTAQLPDGAEAVVGELTDASTLGAALDGVDALVFTHGSHGTEPAVYEAVDYGAVLNALEVLAGRRVRIAQMTALGVTDHTGPYDWPTEVHDWKRRAERLVRASGNGYTIVRPGWFDYNEADEHRLVFRQGDTHHAGDSSDGVIARAQIARVLIDSLSADAAERKTFELVAERGEAQTDLTPLFAALDADAPGSLDGAHDPANFPEDAQPERVRAALHSLGAF, translated from the coding sequence ATGAGTTCACGACCAACGACAGTCCTGGTGTTCGGCGCGACCGGGAGCATCGGCACGCTCGCCGTCGCCGAGGCCATACGGCAGGGGTACGCCACCCGTGCTCTCGTGCGCGATCCGGGCACAGCACAGCTGCCTGACGGCGCCGAGGCCGTCGTCGGCGAGCTCACCGACGCGTCGACCCTCGGCGCGGCCCTCGACGGCGTCGACGCTCTGGTCTTCACCCATGGCTCGCACGGAACCGAGCCTGCCGTGTACGAGGCCGTCGACTACGGTGCCGTGCTGAACGCCCTCGAGGTGCTGGCCGGGCGCCGGGTGCGCATCGCGCAGATGACAGCGCTCGGTGTCACCGATCACACGGGCCCATACGACTGGCCCACCGAGGTGCACGACTGGAAGCGACGGGCCGAACGACTCGTCCGCGCGAGCGGCAACGGCTACACGATCGTGCGGCCCGGCTGGTTCGACTACAACGAAGCAGACGAGCACCGGCTCGTCTTCCGCCAGGGCGACACACACCACGCGGGCGACTCGAGCGACGGCGTCATCGCGCGCGCACAGATCGCCCGGGTGCTCATCGACAGCCTCAGCGCGGACGCCGCCGAGCGCAAGACGTTCGAACTGGTCGCCGAACGCGGTGAGGCGCAGACCGACCTGACACCGCTGTTCGCCGCCCTGGACGCGGACGCGCCGGGCTCGCTCGACGGGGCTCACGACCCCGCGAACTTCCCGGAGGATGCGCAACCCGAGCGCGTGCGCGCCGCCCTGCATTCCCTCGGTGCGTTCTGA
- a CDS encoding GNAT family N-acetyltransferase, translated as MTDDDLDSMSALLGDPDVMTYYTAPKSRAEAQKWIDWNQSNYATYGYGLWIIETHDGEFVGDCGLTWQRVDERRELEVGYHVRHDLQGRGYATEAAQACRAFAAVLGEPHLVAIIHPENVASQRVAEKIGLTLESSSADSLGQQRAVFGARL; from the coding sequence ATGACGGATGACGACCTCGACAGCATGTCGGCCCTGCTCGGCGACCCGGATGTCATGACCTACTACACCGCGCCGAAATCGCGGGCCGAAGCTCAGAAGTGGATCGACTGGAACCAGTCCAACTACGCAACCTACGGCTATGGGCTCTGGATCATCGAGACCCACGACGGGGAGTTCGTCGGCGACTGCGGCCTGACCTGGCAGCGCGTCGATGAGCGCCGTGAGCTCGAGGTCGGCTACCACGTCCGTCACGATCTGCAGGGGCGCGGATATGCGACCGAGGCCGCCCAGGCGTGTCGCGCGTTCGCGGCCGTGCTGGGTGAGCCGCACCTCGTCGCGATCATCCACCCGGAGAATGTCGCCTCCCAGCGCGTCGCCGAGAAGATCGGCCTGACGCTCGAATCGTCGTCAGCGGACAGCCTCGGCCAGCAGCGCGCGGTCTTCGGCGCGCGCCTCTGA
- a CDS encoding MFS transporter: MTGEQTDAADKTAAFNGRLALLLAMAMFVLVVDTSIMNVSISAVVHDLHSTVSSVQSAIALEALVSAAFILIGSKVGDLIGRKRAYVIGLLAYAAGAIAMTFAQTILAIIVFWAIIGGLGASLLLPAMQSLIHGNFHGAGQTRAYALVGASAAIAAAVGPLLGGFITTFLSWRVAFALEAVIIAVVLFGIKLVHDVPYTGSRAVDWIGSLLSVVGMGGIVLSILAWQEGIGSVGVLLGVGVLGLVGLVFWLRRRKRLSKATLLDPELFRSKHFRFGISQQMLQQIALGGTMIVLPIYLQMVFEYNALQAGLSIAPLSLTMFAIAALAGRRAGRRRPVVLIRWGFALLCLGLVILIPIVPRADSGWWLLGPLVIAGAGLGFMVSQLNNYTLSPISDERVSEAAGVNSAAGSFGLSFGLAFAGAILLAALVPIFTDLTTSSTVLPEAEQQQIVQTLEHDAEVMSNTQLEKQLEGQPADVKAEVIRINTEARPLALQIALLVPLLAGLIGLFLSFRMIRLPDIVVKEIPAL, translated from the coding sequence ATGACCGGGGAGCAGACCGACGCCGCGGACAAGACCGCGGCCTTCAACGGACGGCTCGCGCTGCTCCTCGCGATGGCGATGTTCGTGCTCGTCGTCGACACCTCGATCATGAACGTCTCCATCTCGGCGGTGGTGCACGACCTCCACTCCACGGTGAGCAGCGTCCAGTCGGCGATCGCGCTCGAAGCGCTGGTGTCGGCCGCGTTCATCCTGATCGGGAGCAAGGTCGGCGACCTGATCGGCCGCAAACGCGCGTACGTCATCGGACTCCTCGCCTACGCGGCCGGCGCGATCGCGATGACCTTCGCGCAGACGATCCTCGCCATCATCGTGTTCTGGGCGATCATCGGCGGGCTGGGCGCATCCCTGCTCCTCCCGGCGATGCAGTCGCTCATCCACGGGAACTTCCACGGCGCGGGCCAGACCAGGGCCTACGCACTCGTGGGCGCCTCCGCTGCGATCGCCGCCGCTGTCGGACCGCTCCTCGGCGGGTTCATCACGACGTTCCTGTCGTGGCGGGTCGCGTTCGCCCTCGAAGCCGTCATCATCGCCGTCGTGCTCTTCGGCATCAAACTCGTGCACGACGTGCCGTACACCGGGTCGAGAGCGGTCGACTGGATCGGATCGCTGCTGTCGGTCGTCGGGATGGGCGGGATCGTCCTCAGCATCCTCGCCTGGCAGGAGGGCATCGGGTCGGTCGGTGTGCTGCTCGGCGTCGGAGTGCTCGGGCTGGTCGGACTCGTCTTCTGGCTGAGGCGGCGCAAGCGGCTCAGCAAGGCGACTCTGCTAGACCCGGAGTTGTTCAGATCCAAGCACTTCCGCTTCGGCATCTCGCAGCAGATGCTGCAGCAGATCGCGCTCGGCGGCACGATGATCGTGTTGCCGATCTACCTGCAGATGGTGTTCGAGTACAACGCACTGCAGGCCGGGCTGTCGATCGCGCCGCTGTCGCTGACCATGTTCGCGATCGCCGCACTCGCGGGTCGACGTGCCGGGCGCCGGAGACCGGTGGTGCTCATCCGCTGGGGCTTCGCGCTGCTGTGCCTGGGGCTGGTCATCCTCATCCCGATCGTGCCGCGCGCAGACTCGGGCTGGTGGCTGCTCGGACCGCTCGTGATCGCGGGGGCGGGGCTCGGCTTCATGGTGTCGCAGCTCAACAACTACACGCTGTCGCCGATCTCGGATGAGCGGGTCAGCGAGGCGGCCGGCGTGAACTCGGCGGCGGGGTCGTTCGGGCTGTCGTTCGGCCTGGCGTTCGCCGGTGCGATCCTGCTTGCAGCGCTCGTGCCGATCTTCACAGACCTGACGACGTCGAGCACGGTGCTGCCGGAGGCTGAGCAGCAGCAGATCGTCCAGACCCTCGAACACGACGCCGAGGTGATGAGCAACACCCAGCTCGAGAAGCAGCTGGAGGGTCAGCCGGCGGACGTCAAGGCAGAAGTGATCCGCATCAACACGGAGGCGCGGCCGCTCGCGCTCCAGATCGCGCTGCTCGTGCCGCTCCTGGCCGGACTGATCGGACTCTTCCTCTCGTTCCGGATGATCCGGCTCCCCGACATCGTGGTCAAGGAGATCCCCGCCCTCTAA
- a CDS encoding MFS transporter, translating into MNPAARRVQRIYLTLLLGNTLAASFIWGINTLFLLDAGLSNFEAFAANAFFTAGMVIFEIPTGVVADTVGRKVSYVLGTVTLSVTTALYWLLWVWHAPFVWWAIVSILLGLGFTFFSGAVDAWLVDALTFTKYTGSLETVFGRGLVVTGISMFAGSVLGGIIAQATNLGVPFLIRAGILLVMLVFAAFVMKDLGFKPDKSMGPLKATKNVLDMSIQHGLRKRSVRYVIVSAPFASGVGIYAFYALQPYLLQLYGDKTAYSIAGLAAAILSLSQVAGGVLASRIRGLFARRTSTIIGASLASVVCLIVLGLTSLFWLAVVFLVIWGFVFAVAGPIRQSYLNDMIPSKQRATVLSFDSLFGSLGGVFIQPALGRAADLWGYGTSLVIGGVVELIGIPFLFASRRQHDPSDTTRTRDEAAPAAPEVAEP; encoded by the coding sequence ATGAACCCGGCAGCGCGGCGTGTGCAGCGCATCTACCTGACGCTGCTCCTCGGCAACACACTCGCCGCATCCTTCATCTGGGGCATCAACACGCTCTTCCTGCTCGATGCCGGGCTGTCGAACTTCGAGGCGTTCGCTGCGAACGCCTTCTTCACTGCGGGCATGGTGATCTTCGAGATCCCGACCGGTGTCGTCGCCGACACGGTCGGCCGCAAGGTCTCGTACGTGCTCGGAACGGTCACGCTCTCCGTCACGACCGCGCTGTACTGGTTGCTCTGGGTCTGGCACGCGCCGTTCGTCTGGTGGGCGATCGTCTCGATCCTGCTGGGCCTGGGCTTCACGTTCTTCTCGGGAGCCGTGGATGCGTGGCTCGTCGACGCCCTCACCTTCACCAAATACACGGGCAGCCTGGAGACCGTCTTCGGCAGGGGGCTCGTCGTCACCGGGATCTCCATGTTCGCAGGCTCCGTCCTCGGCGGGATCATCGCCCAGGCGACCAACCTCGGGGTCCCTTTCCTGATACGCGCGGGCATCCTGCTCGTGATGCTGGTCTTCGCTGCGTTCGTCATGAAAGACCTGGGGTTCAAACCCGACAAGTCGATGGGACCGCTGAAGGCGACCAAGAACGTTCTCGACATGTCCATCCAGCACGGGCTCCGCAAGCGGTCCGTGCGGTACGTGATCGTGTCAGCGCCGTTCGCCTCCGGGGTCGGCATCTACGCCTTCTACGCGCTGCAGCCCTACCTGCTCCAGCTGTACGGCGACAAGACGGCCTACTCCATCGCGGGCCTCGCAGCGGCCATCCTGTCCCTGTCGCAAGTGGCAGGCGGCGTGCTCGCCTCGCGCATCCGCGGTCTGTTCGCCCGGCGCACCAGCACGATCATCGGGGCCTCGCTGGCCAGTGTCGTCTGCCTCATCGTCCTCGGGCTGACGAGCCTGTTCTGGCTGGCCGTCGTCTTCCTCGTGATCTGGGGATTCGTGTTCGCGGTCGCCGGTCCCATCCGGCAGTCGTACCTCAACGACATGATCCCCTCGAAGCAGAGGGCGACCGTCCTCTCGTTCGACTCGCTCTTCGGAAGCCTCGGCGGGGTTTTCATCCAGCCGGCCCTCGGCCGTGCCGCCGACCTCTGGGGCTACGGAACCTCGCTGGTGATCGGCGGTGTGGTCGAACTGATCGGCATCCCGTTCCTCTTCGCCAGCCGGCGGCAGCATGATCCATCGGATACGACCAGGACACGAGACGAAGCGGCACCGGCCGCACCGGAGGTGGCAGAACCATGA